The segment ATTAATCTGTGTTGTCAAATTTACTATTAAcgtgtgtgctggtaaatatttaacaaccagctctccagagGAAAATTATGCATATGCCACACTTTtaggtttaatttgcattattaacattttctccatcactttaagtctagataatcaccAAAACAAATGAAGTGCTGATTTGCAACATTTACTAATgttcaaggtgtaaatgctctTGGTTTAAGCTAGTCCCAGCAAAGCCCCAGTAACCAATCAGTTCAATTGTTTGTTCAATTCTAATATGCATGTTCTTACGTTTTTGTTGAATTAATACAGAAATCATTTACCAAATCCTTATTGAGTGCCTGCTGTATACAAGATTATTTTCAGTActccctaaggtctcttctaattttaagtCACTGAGTCTATAATGCGCGCATGCATGCACGTGCATGtgggtacatatacatatgtattgtgCTTGCTGGCTTAGGTTGTAAATCTGTAGGGAGTGTGAGCACATCGGAGTTCTCTTTGTAGTGTGTGTGGCACAGTGCTACATGTGATGAAGCACATAAATCTTTCTGATGGTGTTTTATTACACATACACTTTAAAGAAAATATGGCTACCTTCAGTTGTCTCACCTTCTCTTTTTCCAGGCAACCAATAGGAAAGGACAGGAAACCTTTCACACTGCAGGGAAGTTTGTCATAGCAACAGGTGAAAGACCCCGGTATTTAGGAATCCCAGGAGATAAAGAATATTGTATCACTAGGTAAGGTACAACTGAAAGGGCACCTTGACTTTAATTGTATTATTTTCACAATTAAGGGGAAATAACTTCTAAATATGAATGCGTTAGTTTCTGTTTAGGTATAAATGGGTTTGCTTTTTCCCCATCTAGTGATGATCTTTTTTCCCTGCCTTATTGCCCTGGAAAGACTTTAGTTGTGGGGGCTTCTTATGTTGCTCTGGAGTGTGCAGGATTCCTTGCTGGCATCGGGCTAAATGTCACAGTTATGGTGCGGTCCATCCTCCTTCGTGGCTTTGATCAGGAAGTAGCTGAAAAAATAGGTGCTTACATGGAACTGAACGGTGTGAATTTCCTCAGGAAATATATACCTGTGAAGGTGAGTTTGTGGGGTTTGGgcattctttcttaaaaaaaaaaaaagttcttctgtaccttaacattttctttattctaCCCTCCTCAAATCAACCAGTCCCTCGGGGTGGAAATCTCATGGGGAATAGCAGTTGCAGATTTTCCATCTAAATTCATAAGAACAAAGAAGTGGTGATAGTTTCTGTGTTTTTTATTGCAGATATTCTAGGAAGCCGGAAGTTGTATATAATGTTGAATGAGGATTTACTGCTTTCTTTGATGTAAACGTATAACTTATTGTTATCAGATTCAGCAGTTAGAGGAAGGCACGCCTGGAAGGCTGAAGGTGGTAGCGCGGTCTACGGAAGGGGCGGAGACTGTCGAAGAAGAGTATAACACAGTAAGTTTGCCGTGCCATAGATCCTGACACATTTTCCATGGTTAAGAGTCTGAAAAAAAATAGAGCCAGGCTGGGAGTATATTCTGGGTAATAGTTTGTGAGAGACAGCAGTGACTTAGTGACTGGAAGGTTGGCTATGGAGTCAAGTCCAGCTTCTGACATGTGCTGCTGTGTAACTGTAGCATGGTTTTTAACCTCAGTGTTCTAGACAACTCTTGAGATGATGTGTATAGataagttgctgatctgcattggtggaaggaattttcaCCCTGGGAAGGCCCCCTCACCTTCCATTACAATTGGTAAATCTCTCGGTGTTGAGATCAGGGCATGAGCTGCTCAATCTTACTGTTAATGTCATTATTTTCCCTGTGACAGCAAGAACCATGGAAAGAGCTAGTGAAAAATTTTGTGTGCTTTTAATGTTCATAAGTCAgatatcaggggtggggaacctgcaccctcaaggccacatgtggtcctctaggtccccAGATGTGGCCCTTTCACACTGAATCCAAGCTTCCCAGAACAAATcgccttaataaaaggatttgttctgtaaaacttggatgcagtcaaaagactgcactcaaggacctagaaggctacatgtgtctttgaggccacaggttcttcaCTCTGCCAGAAAATGTCTTTGATTCTCTTTTACAAgacagattattttttaaaaggcttcCTTTACCACAAGTGTAACTGGAGCTTTTTATATGTAATAGAGATGAAGACCTCCTCTTGGCCCTTTTTGTAACCCAGTTGTGATCATAAAAATAGCCTGCTTCTGGGAGTTTGAGGTGTTCCCATTTGGTGTGGAGAAGAATAGTGGCTTGACCACTTGAttggaatgaccatttttctgtttcctaaCCTTCATAAGAAGTATTCTTGGGGTTAATAGGATCTGACGGAAGTTTCAAATTAGAGGAGAGATAGTAGGTCTGACAGATACGAAATAGAAGATTGTTCAAGGAAATTGAACTGATACGAAGAAGACGTAGAGAAACGGAAGAAAATCAAGAGGCTTGAGAGCAGGTCTGTTGGATAGAAGCtgaagaagagaacagaagaacaggaagagacagTAGGAACGGACTGATCAAAGGACTTGAAATTAATTGTGAATCGGGCGAGTCTTATAAAGGGCAGTGGGTGCCCAGCCTGATAGCATAGCAATAAAGAGGTTTTGGGTAAAAGGTAAAGAAGATAACCTTAGCAGCTATATTTTGGATTAAAAAAAGGCTGAAAGCCAAGGAGAAGGCGGATTATCTTATCGTGTAATTTTCTCTATTTCAGTCTGTTTAATGTGCGCCATTTGACATCTCTacctccccatgtctccccttgcttctccccatcccttccttttctttctcttcccatttccttAATTTAACAGTAAGAATTTACTTCTTAGGCTGTAAGATGCAGTTTTATGTTTTGGTTAAACAATTAtttgaatgattttaaaatgtaagGGTCTTGTAAACTAAAGATGTTTAAATTCATTAGAGAGGTAAAGCAGATACTGCTAACTCAACTATTAccatgaaatatttctttaaaatatttttattctgaatttaagcaCCAAATAAAATGGTCATTTCCTTCTAGAAGAATACAAATGGATTATATGCAAAATTGCAGATGTCTACTATGGACAGCCTGCTTTTCTTGTTAAGTATATCCTAAGTTCAGCTTGTAGCTCTCAGAGCTGTTCTACTTGTCTGTGCTTATAAAATGTTGCTTGTACGTTGTAACCAAAGCATCCATGCCAGGCAGAGTTCATTCTCAGTGTTGTGTTTCTGCTTTGCTGGCACTTTTGAATTAGTTTTGACAATCTGAGTTCTCAAGTTATTCAGGGGAAAATTAGCTTTAATAGCTAATGAAACTATTGGTAATGAGTAACAGAGGATATAGAACATAACTTAAAATCTGTATGGTTTATACATAGTAGCTATTATATCTATCTAATACATAGGTTTTGTTAGCCATTGGTCGAGACTCCTGTACAAGGAAAATTGGCTTGGAGAAGATTGGTGTCAAAATCAATGAGAAGTAAGTGTATATGACCTTATTGATATTTTACAGGCACAAAGCACATTTTCATTACAGATAGCTATTTGGAAATTAGCACTTGACTAGTAAGGTGTGAAATTGCCATGAAATGTTAATCTTTTTAAGTTTGTCTTTCAAAAAACATTGTGTTATCACATCATTACTGATAATCAGTATACTTTTATAGCCACTAAGCCTTTATTGAGTGCATCGAGTGTTTATTATTCTGTAATCTTGCATATTAAAGCAGCTATGGAAGTCCAATTTCCTACCAATAATGGTTTATAGGGGATACCCAAGCAGTAATCCAGGTGTGATACGAGGGAGTCCTCTGTGGTCAAGATGACTCTCAGGCACAGACCGTAGAGAGTCTGGATAGTCCTGCCAACACTGGAAGTGTGATTGATGTGTTGTTTGGTTGATCATCAATGAATCAGTATTTGTTGAGGCTGTAAATAGAGAAGCTTGAGTCATTTTAAGTTATGTGTATTCCTAATAGTTGATGAGGTATTGTGGATAGTACTGGCGTTTCTTCTGTTTGAGACTAGAAAACTAACTGTAATCAGAAGTTTTGTTTGTGGAGCCAGATTCAGACATTCTCTTCCTATGGATAGTGGACCAATTTAgttcattttctattatttttttttctttttctgacctcccacccccttcccatttggggtttattgACTGGGGAATTGGTATACTCGGAGGTAGGCAGGTGGCTTAGGAAATGTAATTTCCATTCTTGTTAGTGCCTAATGGGCATTAAAGTCTTCGTGGGAAGATTGCCAAGGAGATAGGATGTGTGAAGTGCCCAGTTAATCTATAaagtgtaaaatatatttttattccattaaCATGAGCCcaatcataatttttttaaaaattttattttttaaaaaattttatttaaacagGACTGGAAAGATACCAGTAAATGATGAAGAGCAAACCAATGTGCCCTATGTTTATGCTATTGGGGATGTGTTGGAGGATAAGCTAGAACTCACCCCAGTTGCTATACGGGCAGGAAAGTTGTTAGCACGAAGACTTTTTGGGGGACGATTAGAAAAGGTAAGTGCGTATGTGTTCTTTGAGGTCATGTTAATATTTTTAGATCAAAATGCTTTGAGTTTGGGTTAACATTTTTGATCAAAATTATTTCACTAGTATCTATATCTCATTGGCAATTGTTGCAAATGTAGGGCAACTTTTTGataaggaaaatgttttaaaCTGTAGATTAATTGTTGAGAACCCAGAGGCTATACTGCAGTAAATTGGGGGACAGCCcaattttgtgtatgtgtactcAACAACACCCTCAGCAGGTGAGCAGAGAGCCTAAGAGAACCTCCTTCAAAATGACTTATATAAATCAAGGTACAGAGTGGAAATGCTTGAAAATCATTGACTTTCAAGTAACTTATTTCCCTAGAAGTCttctttataataattattaatttgtattttccATGAAAAAGATTTATTTAAGAAAAGGGAAACTGCAAGCTACCTCACCCTCAGTTATTCTACAGTTGGATTTGGGGGAGTCTGCCCTCATAGTTTTTTCTatattccaaaaaaaattttttttaaatttcatcccATTTTTAAGACTGTCATTCCTAATAAAGGACGGAGATCGTATCATATGCTTCTCTAGCATCCCTCACAGTATCCCTCATAGTTGTTAGATATATAGCAGGTACTGAgctaaatacttgttaaattgaattaaaatcatatttttacttaaaatgcaaatacttaCACATAGATTCTGTGGCTGTTTAAAGGGTTATAAAATAAAAGAGTGTGTGTTTTATCTTTTAGTGTGATTACATTAATGTCCCAACTACAGTGTTCACTCCTTTGGAATATGGTTGTTGTGGATTATCTGAAGAAAAAGCCAtggaattatttaaaaaagataatatagAGGTAAGGCTGTTTAATTACTTACATTAGCTTTTGAAGAACCTCTCATTTATAATTAGCCAGCACCCTCCCTCCTTGTACTTTCAGTTCATAATGGTTTccaaatgttttgtttctttgtgtgtTTTGTTATAATTAATGCTTTGCTAGAAGGTACACTCCTCTTCTAAGAGAGCATCTTTTGTTTAATCAGtgaaaaggactttttaaaaattaaatatactttttttcagcaacaggatttttttctcttccacctttctctctctgtctctctctctttctctctgtctctctgtttatctttccttttctctctcccccccccacctccgAACTGTTGACAAATATGcctagttaagcaaaacaaattcccatattagtcatgtccAGAAATGTTCTTCATTATTCTTCTGGAGCTGTGATTGATtgctgcattgatcagagttctccaGTCTTTCAAATGTGTTCCACAGTATTACGATTCTGTGACATTCTCCAGTTCTGCTCTTGTTACTCAGCATCAGTACTTtgaggtcttcccaggtttctctgaactatcctttcaccatttcttaccACACAGTAGTGTTCCATACATTCAGATACCCTATCCTCAAGGGACTGGGGATCTCCTGGAGGTGTGTTGGAGCAGGAGACTTGAGTAACTACTGTTAGAGAAGAGCAGTtaaatctccattttagagatttAGGAACTATTTCcacttgaatttaatttaatgttcCTCAAACATTGAAGTACCTGCTGTGTTGCAGATTGTGGGAACTGCTCTGGACacaagacaaaaaccaaacagtccctgccttcagagagTTAATGTTCTGCTATAAACAGATAAGTAAAAGTAGGTGTCTAGGTGACACACGGGTatagcactgagcctggagtcttGATCATATCCATGTTCAGCTTCAGCCACTTAGTATCTGTGTtgtcctgggaaagtcacttaacctctgtttgtttcagttttctcatctttgacatggggataataatagcaatttttCTCATACATAGGATGATGTGAGAagcagatgagataataattgtgaagtgttcaggtgcctggaacatagtgagCGCCCTGTAAATATtagtctcttcctttccctcccttcccccaaatacACAACATTTACAGAGTAAATACAGAGTGATTTTGGCATTTTGTAATTTATAGACCAAATTTTATCCCACAAATGAGATATGGAAGCATCCTTCCCTCTGCTTGTTAGAGGGCTGGGGAACTCTGGGTATAGAATATGGCACATGTCCCTATGTTGGttgattttgcttaattgttttttcttAGAGGAAAGGTCACTGGGTATGGAAGAGGGAAGGGCATATTTGAATATGACTGACAAAAACAGAAGACAGcaataacactttttaaaaaatccagcaAGGTAATTTCTGGTGTAGAGAACTACTAGCGACCAAACCACCAAAGTACTACTAGTCTTAGCCACTTTGTGGGTTATTTATGTTATTTGGACCCCAGTGTTCTTGAGGACAGTGTCATTTTTATAATGCTATATTGATGGACAGGACTAAAACTTACTTGATGGTAAGGGGAGAGCTGGGGGATGGATGTTGATGTGGAATTAGGTTTATAGCAGGCGTTTCCAAAATGATGTGCCCCTCTCCATGAACATTTTTAAACACACAGTCTTACTAGAGGTGACCACTGTGTTACTATATTATCATATAGGTTATCCAAAAAGACATTTTAAGACAGTGACGTAAGGAAGTATTTAACATAGTTTTTGATGTATTTGTTAACAGTACAAAAGTATGTGCCTGACCTTATTTCTTTGTTCTGTGGGCTGGATCTGTTTCCCCCCTTTTGCCACATCTGTTCATGTGTTCCCCAGGTAAGGCAGGTGGGAGGCAGTGGTGGGCTGGTGTGTTCAAGGAAAACCTGGTGCCTTCGGATCCCCTCCCTGTGTGGTGGAACTTTCAGCTCTCTCTTCCTTGATGCTGAGAATGCTTGGTCATtaccttctctctgcctcagccaTGAATTTGGGGCTTGAGTGAATGGTGCAGGTCCCCTGGCGCACTGGAGCCTCTGACCTGTGAGCCCTTCTCTTTCCTGCCTCCCGGGGAAAATGTCTCAGGCCACTGGCCTGTGGAAAGGATTGTCAGAGCTCTGCCACTGGGGTCTTATTCTCGCAGATTGTCTTGTGCACCCCCACTTGAAGATCCCTCTTTCAGAGAGTATGATTTGTATTTATGTTCATTAAGTGAACTAAGCTTACTGTGGAGGCATTTTAACTGGGTCTTAGAAATTTTGATACATTTCCATATTGAACTTAGTTTcgaagcttttaaaaattaaaagaagaggaaagtaaaaaGGTAGACATGGGAAAGGTGAGTTTATCAAGCAATACCCCCAGAGCAGGTGTACCTTTGTGGAGAGTGGGTGCCTCAAGTCTGGTGTTCAAAAAGATATGAAGTTTGTAAGGTTTGCTGCACACGTCAGTCCTCCTtagccccccccccctttttttaatgtaaaacatAACTTTTCTGAAAGGATTCTCctgttaatatttattttcaagaaCCTTCTGTAACCATGACTAAATGCAGGATATAGATGAACACCTTATATAGCTAAGGGTGTTCTGTAGTCATTCAACTCTGATACTCAATGCTCATATTGATCTCATATTTTTGCCCCAAAAGATTTTGTCATCAAAACGAAGCTCTTACTCTTGGTTTACCAGTTTAATTGCACATCCTCTAAGTAGTCAGAGTAAGATCATTGCTGCACAGACTGCTTCTGTTCCCCACCCAACAGTGGGTTTGTGTTTCTGAAAGGGCTGTTTGGAGACCGgctaaagaggggaagtgagctGACTGGTATCTGCCCTTTTCCCAGATATGCCAACTTCTTTCCTTCAACTCTTAGTAAACAAATGACAGTTTTGCTGAGAAAAATCTGAGCCTTTTTTGATGGCTCTTCACGACTTATGATTGTTGACTGTGCCCACCATATATGTGCCTTAATATTTGTAGGTTGGGGAAGAATTTTAAACATATCTTAGCCACtggatatattaaaaatataattacttTCCTCTGTTTTCCCTAAGCTTATTTTCAAATCTAACATTCTTTGAGTGTATTCAAACTAATGTaagaaaccaaaaaacaaaagttGGCAGAATTGTGCATCTGTCATTTCAGGAGAGAAACGGACCTGAGTCACAAGTTAAACGATTCAGATCATGGGATTTAAACTTGTaacacattttttccccaaagaatatTGTTTTTCTTGACGATTTACAAGAAAATTGAATTTCAGTAAATCATTTTCTGCcacaataaaatttttttccccaattctttTCTAGGTATATCATACCTTTTTCTGGCCTCTTGAATGGACAGTAGCTGGCAGAGAAAACAATACTTgctttggaaagataatttgcAATAAACGTGACAATGTATGTATTAGAAGTGGAAATGAATTAATAATAACCTTGAGAGGGTAACTTTCATTCCTGAAATCTGGATTTTGGTGATGAATTTCAAAGAGATTGGATTGCAGAGCACATTATTATTCAGATGATTATCCAATTAATGTTTATCTGGCTGATTGAGAAAATGACAAGTTATATAACTGAAGCTTAATGACATCATATActtgtaattgttttcattttaaaggtgTTCTCACTTGCATTTTAAAATCAGACATAATCTTTAGAAATTCAGTCATCAGTTAGTGAAGTTTCCTAATCTCCTGGAGGAGAACACTTGGAATAATCTAGAAAGAGCAGATCTGTTTCATGTGAAGTTCTTCCTTGCAGTAGTTTTACCTGTGTTTTCGCCTACACCAATAGTAAAGTCACAGGAAGCTATTAACACTCTTtcatcaacaaatgtttatggaGCCACCACTGCAGACATTGGAGATCAAAGAAGGGCTCCACAGTCACTGTCTTGTGGAGACATGCGTGGCAGAGAAGTAGAACTACCAGGTGGCATGCAGTAGTTGCTAATGAGCAGCTTAGACAGTGAGTGCTGTGGCACTCGCTAATCAGTTCTCTTCTGCATGTTTTCAGTGCCATGATGTTATTGGTGACAGCCCTTAGACCCTGCAGCGTTATGAAGTGCATTCTGAACCATggaggagagatagaatttgtgCTCTTATTTTCTGGTGTAGTCCATTTTATTGTgttctgatttttaattttttttaaaactttctaatTCCCATAGATCACAAGATCATAATTCCCATAGATCTGATCTGCATCATACTTATGGTAAAGGGAAAGGAGGCTAGTTGAGTTTCTCCTTTTTCTGCAGGAATGGGTGGggattggatggatggataccTGTCTGACTAGAGAGGCAGGGCTAGACTAGTCTGGATTGGGAAGTCCAGGATAAATTGGGAGAAGCTGAGGCTTGCAATTTCCAAACTCGTCCTGACATTTTAGCTGGCATTGGTACATACCAGGTGCTTCCAAGCCCCCTGGCAAAAATGTTTTGTAGGCAAAATTGCCAAATTGTTTTTTGTCTTAACACCGTACTCTTCTGAACAGCTCCTAATTCCTGTGCAGTTTCCTCACATTGCCCTCTGGCCATAGTTTCTTTCTTAGGTCTGCCCTCCTTTCCTGTGCCAATCAAAGTTCTCCTTCCTGGTGTGTTGTCCTATATAAATAATGAGCTTGTAGATTTGTGAAATGTTGTGGCTTGGAAATCTGCTTATCTGATTGGAGTGATTTATGCTGAAGCATGTATAACGTTTAGCCTTCCCTTGGTGGATTTGAAGGTTAAAACAGGAAATGGGTCTCTCATTGATGGATTGGGAGGGGAGGATAATTTGAGCCTGCGTGCCTGGTTTACCCTGGCCACTACTTTATCTCTGGGATTGCTTCCCTTTGCCCACACTGCCAGGGAACATAAGATAGCCATTAATTAGCAATGCACCCTCGACAGTTTTCCCCCTCCAAACCCCCTTTCCTCTTTACAGGTAAAACAAAGCGGTCATTAAATACTAGACCTCCCCAGCTAGTGTCtgacatttttctccattttcttagaTCCTCTTTACTATGATAGTCTTGTAGGACCAGATTTGTCCTTGTTTTCATGATTGTTGGATAGTTAAAAGATGGAGACTAAGGTATAATAGGAAGTTAAGGCTTAAAAATTAACTGCATAACCCAAAAAGCATACAGATTTTTGAGAGCTGACTCAGAGCTTACTTTATAATTTTAGTAATAAGACTCCATTGtcaggtaaagaagaaaatagaaaactggCTGAATGTCAATCCTGGCATCTATGGTAAAATGATATCTTTGGCCCCATTTTATATTTTCGTTGCAAAGCCCATCTTAGTGGGTATTAGCAGTAACAGGTGATGAAAGTTGAGTATAATTATATGACCATTATATTGTTGGGGAGAACTTGCTTCACCCGTAGTCAGTTTATCTTTCTCCATTTAGAAAAAAgactgtgtttttatttttttattttatatctttatatccTTTTGTAATACAAGATGAACACTTTCACTGTAATACCTTGTATTTTTATGTGACATCCATTTTCATTTATGTTCCAcaaccttctttttccttctccactaAAGAATGCTGTTTCAAGATTAGGAGATTAATTTCTGTTTAACAGAGACCTCAGGGGTCTAGTGTTTAGAGTACTGGACCTTGAAactcttaggcaagtcacctaaacttctctctgtctcagtttcccctagAACCACTGGAATGTCAAAAATAGGGTGAATGCCATACAGAAGCATTACGAACATTAGTTTTCTGTAATTTCagtgtgtttggttttttttaaggaacACAATTCAAATGATGGGATGCAAATGATCCCTTCCTAACAGTCATGTCCAAATGTCATTATCTCTGGGACACAGTGCCTTCAAAGACACTCTTTGTGGATTCTGATTGCTCTGAAAAAAGACTGCTTTTGCTGTGAAAGTACAGAAGGCTCACAGTGGGTGCTTCACAATTTGtctcatatcttttcattttaaagtcaaTTGCTCTGGCTTAGGGAGCTTAGGAGTAAAAGGCTAAAGGGCCCTTAGAGATGTCTAGTTCTGCTGTCTctttttatggaggaggaaatggggcCAGAGAGTTAAAGGAAATTGCCTAAGCTGATGCCTCTAGTCATGGACAGAGCTGGGAGTAGAACACAGGATTTCTGCCATGTACCTTCTACTTAAAAGCCACAAAAATTCTTGAGTTTCTATCGCCAGTTGCCAAGATTTTCACAGATTGTATCTAattctaaaaaggaaagaaagagcagTCCCCATCTTTCAGGAATTTGCAGTCCAGTTGAATGCTTGACATTTTGTGTTATAACAGCATGCTATGTTATCTGTATGTTAAGTAGACTTATGTTATAGCAGCACACTATGTTATTTATATGTTAAATAGACTTCCATATGACAGGATGGATCATTTAAACAAATCTTCTCCATGGTGCAGCCCAGCCCAGATTTCTGTGGGCTCTTGCTGTCCTAGTTACCCACATTTATGTGCCTTTTCTTTGTTGTGCACATTGGTGTTTAGGAATCTAGTTTAGTGGTAGGTAGTCAGTCATCTAATTTAGTAATAGATGAGTGGAACCTGAGAATAAACAAAGGACGAATAGCCTGAAAGGCTACTACAACACTTTCACTTGAAAATTTCCTGAGAGAAAAGTGTAGAGTCTTTGTGAGCACAACCGCACCTATGGCCTCCGAACACCTGGCTGGAGAGTTAGGCAAACTTCTCCTTGAGTCACTGCTGGAGCATCATATATTTTATGTCAGGAGCTTTGGCCAGTAACACCCTGAATTTACTGCAACATCAGCCTCTTAGGGATATTGTGATGTTGGACTTTAATTCTGATTTGTTATGTTAGTGTTTAGTAGCTCTTGAGCATAATTCTAAAATTTACATCATACTAATGAACTCCTTCATGCAGTTGTTAAATTGCTTGTTCTGGTAAATTTGAGAGCAAATTAACTCTAGATGTGCATTTACTGCCTCATTTAACTGATTCTTACAGCAGCTCCGTTTCACAATAATGTCCTAGACACAGTTCCAGAATAGGATTATTGTTCTGTAGTAGAAGCTTTATATATACTCCAGCTTTGAAATCATGGTTAAGGCACTGCTATTCAGACTTTTAACCTGgggctttttttattttgtttttcataaagaATCGGGTGATAGGGTTTCATGTTCTTGGCCCCAACGCTGGTGAGGTTACCCAGGGCTTTGCAGCTGCGA is part of the Notamacropus eugenii isolate mMacEug1 chromosome 3, mMacEug1.pri_v2, whole genome shotgun sequence genome and harbors:
- the TXNRD3 gene encoding thioredoxin reductase 3, with the translated sequence MQPPGNSRLNLEPRDDLRRRLWRLIETNRVMIFSKSYCPYSTKVKELFTDLGVECNILELDLVDDGPRVQELLLEITSQRTVPNIFVNKIHMGGCDKTFQAHQSGLLQRLLQDDSTTYDYDLIVIGGGSGGLACSKEAAVLGKKVMVLDFVKPSPLGTSWGLGGTCVNVGCIPKKLMHQAALLGQALKDSRKFGWEYEDQVKHNWETMTEAIQNHIGSLNWGYRVALREKSVTYANSYGEFVEHHKIKATNRKGQETFHTAGKFVIATGERPRYLGIPGDKEYCITSDDLFSLPYCPGKTLVVGASYVALECAGFLAGIGLNVTVMVRSILLRGFDQEVAEKIGAYMELNGVNFLRKYIPVKIQQLEEGTPGRLKVVARSTEGAETVEEEYNTVLLAIGRDSCTRKIGLEKIGVKINEKTGKIPVNDEEQTNVPYVYAIGDVLEDKLELTPVAIRAGKLLARRLFGGRLEKCDYINVPTTVFTPLEYGCCGLSEEKAMELFKKDNIEVYHTFFWPLEWTVAGRENNTCFGKIICNKRDNNRVIGFHVLGPNAGEVTQGFAAAMKCGLTKQLLDDTIGIHPTCGEIFTTMEITKSSGLSISERGC